From the Desulfosarcina sp. BuS5 genome, one window contains:
- a CDS encoding SNF2-related protein yields MATKKAEKRKAKRKAKQKNRRLTKEKVRVSSSRSMKSEFYAEEARFYWNSGDYERAFANIQKALKTDPQNKTYLQRLVDVGRKLDRNDVVLSGYTRLYNIGQLDDEDASFFVRTLIDTRDYHNALQISEIYLAKLPEIKIANKRKIKSYLIDCQRFCQACLENEKHMAEKQEISKSPVSKKDQKQADAEKRIPASDPDPDPVSDKVPKKQVLPKIPVSINLDTQSFQAAFSSASAAAPEVLELAMEGYRIRFRDSFENLICLSQLSNVRSFWYQEETARKVLKSFRGRAMLSDEVGLGKTIEASIILKEYIERGMVKNALILTPTPLVSQWKEELAAKFNLDFVSTDDQDLKNKNGFWQSDFVLASINQAKSKKNFSQVTEQEYDMVIVDEAHHLKNKNTLNWKLVNSLKKRFLLLLTATPVENNLMELYNLITLLKPGLLKTASDFRKEFVTKGNPTSPQNRNRLKGLLDRVMIRNTRSLARIDIPPRFAYTVRVEPGASEKKLYTMVTDLVSHINQTGRSGSRLLLKNLLAEAGSSPKALDLTLYRIIRDGKYSLEDFHDKIEPIHNLCRSITGETGKNKALLKLIKKAKGKKIIFVKYVGSMEQISEFLAWHNIPHALFHGSMDNKKKDEAIRLFKEEKDILVSTEIGGEGRNLQFCHQMVNYDLPWNPMKIEQRIGRIHRIGQEKEVMIYNFCALGSVEDYILEILDRKINMFEMVIGEIDMILGRVRGEKDFEDMVYDIWVNSGSEKERDKEFGNFGARIKRSKIQYTKTRELDDQLFGENYEL; encoded by the coding sequence ATGGCTACAAAAAAAGCGGAAAAAAGAAAAGCAAAACGGAAGGCGAAACAGAAAAACCGCCGGCTAACCAAAGAAAAAGTCAGAGTTTCATCCAGCAGGAGCATGAAATCTGAATTTTATGCCGAGGAAGCAAGGTTTTACTGGAACTCGGGTGATTATGAAAGGGCGTTTGCTAACATACAAAAGGCTTTGAAAACTGATCCTCAAAACAAAACATATCTTCAAAGACTTGTTGATGTCGGGCGAAAACTTGACAGGAATGATGTAGTCCTGAGCGGGTACACCCGGTTGTACAACATTGGGCAGCTTGATGACGAGGATGCTTCTTTTTTTGTGCGCACTCTTATAGACACCCGCGATTATCACAATGCCCTGCAAATTTCAGAAATCTATCTTGCAAAACTTCCTGAAATTAAAATTGCAAATAAACGTAAGATAAAATCTTATCTGATCGATTGCCAACGCTTCTGCCAGGCATGCCTGGAAAATGAAAAACATATGGCAGAGAAGCAAGAGATCTCTAAATCGCCTGTATCAAAAAAAGATCAAAAACAGGCCGACGCTGAAAAGAGAATCCCTGCCTCTGACCCTGATCCTGATCCTGTCTCTGACAAGGTACCGAAAAAACAGGTTCTGCCGAAGATACCTGTATCAATAAATCTTGATACCCAATCTTTTCAGGCTGCTTTTTCTTCGGCCTCAGCGGCGGCGCCTGAGGTGCTGGAACTGGCCATGGAAGGTTACAGGATCCGTTTCCGGGATTCCTTTGAGAATCTAATCTGCCTGTCACAGCTAAGCAATGTCAGATCTTTCTGGTACCAGGAGGAGACTGCCCGCAAGGTGTTAAAAAGTTTCCGGGGCCGCGCCATGCTTTCCGATGAGGTGGGGCTTGGTAAAACCATAGAAGCCTCAATTATTCTAAAAGAATATATTGAAAGAGGAATGGTGAAAAATGCGTTGATTCTTACTCCGACACCCCTTGTCAGCCAGTGGAAGGAAGAGCTTGCCGCCAAATTCAATCTTGATTTTGTTTCCACAGATGACCAGGATTTGAAAAATAAAAACGGATTCTGGCAGTCTGATTTTGTTCTGGCATCCATTAACCAGGCCAAGTCAAAAAAGAACTTCAGCCAGGTGACGGAACAGGAATATGACATGGTAATTGTGGATGAGGCCCACCATCTTAAAAATAAAAACACCCTGAACTGGAAGCTTGTAAATTCGCTTAAAAAACGGTTTCTCCTGCTGCTTACGGCCACACCGGTGGAGAATAATCTCATGGAGCTGTACAATCTCATAACCCTGCTCAAACCGGGCCTTCTTAAAACAGCATCGGATTTTAGAAAGGAATTCGTAACAAAGGGAAATCCCACCAGTCCCCAGAACAGAAACAGGCTTAAAGGCCTCCTCGACCGGGTTATGATAAGGAATACAAGATCCCTGGCCAGGATAGATATTCCCCCCAGGTTTGCTTATACGGTCCGGGTGGAACCCGGGGCAAGTGAGAAAAAGCTCTATACAATGGTGACTGACCTGGTCAGTCATATCAACCAGACCGGAAGAAGCGGGAGCAGACTTCTGCTGAAAAACCTCCTGGCAGAAGCGGGTTCATCTCCCAAGGCTCTTGATTTAACGCTTTATCGCATTATCCGGGACGGCAAATATTCATTAGAAGATTTTCATGATAAAATTGAGCCGATCCACAACCTTTGCCGATCCATAACAGGGGAAACAGGCAAGAACAAAGCGCTTCTTAAACTGATAAAAAAAGCAAAAGGCAAAAAAATTATCTTTGTCAAATATGTAGGCTCAATGGAGCAGATTTCGGAATTTTTAGCTTGGCATAATATTCCCCACGCGCTCTTCCACGGCAGCATGGACAACAAAAAAAAGGATGAAGCCATCAGGCTTTTTAAAGAGGAAAAGGATATTCTGGTTTCAACAGAAATCGGCGGAGAAGGAAGAAACCTGCAGTTCTGCCACCAGATGGTCAATTATGATCTCCCCTGGAACCCCATGAAAATTGAACAGAGGATCGGCAGGATTCACAGGATAGGGCAGGAGAAGGAAGTCATGATATATAATTTTTGTGCCCTTGGAAGCGTTGAAGATTATATCCTGGAAATTCTGGACCGGAAAATCAATATGTTTGAGATGGTCATCGGTGAAATAGATATGATCCTGGGCCGGGTGCGCGGAGAAAAGGATTTTGAAGATATGGTCTATGACATATGGGTCAATTCAGGTTCTGAAAAGGAACGGGACAAAGAATTCGGCAACTTTGGCGCCAGGATTAAACGTTCAAAAATCCAGTATACTAAAACCAGGGAACTTGATGACCAGCTTTTTGGTGAAAATTATGAGCTTTGA
- a CDS encoding MmgE/PrpD family protein, whose protein sequence is MDLMVEIQKKDNPFISDVDKVEIQIDNLPLDAAGRVKPETLHEARFSIYFLAALSLAEGKVTTENLTEEKLSSPEIEALRKKITTHGFFNICLSSHVKVHMKDGTIYEGQTSAPKGSSDNPLTAGELKDKFMITSGLSPGRAKKVIERVMELENVESAAEILSLIRQE, encoded by the coding sequence ATAGATCTCATGGTTGAGATCCAGAAAAAAGATAATCCTTTCATTTCTGATGTGGATAAAGTTGAAATTCAAATTGATAATTTACCCCTTGATGCGGCAGGTCGAGTAAAACCGGAAACTCTGCATGAGGCTAGATTCAGTATTTATTTCCTGGCAGCATTATCCCTTGCCGAGGGAAAAGTGACAACAGAAAATCTTACGGAAGAAAAGCTCTCCAGTCCTGAAATAGAAGCTTTAAGAAAAAAAATAACGACCCATGGATTTTTTAATATATGTTTAAGTTCCCATGTCAAAGTACACATGAAAGATGGTACAATATATGAAGGGCAGACTTCAGCTCCCAAAGGCTCTTCTGATAATCCTTTAACAGCCGGGGAACTTAAAGATAAATTCATGATTACATCCGGTCTTTCCCCTGGCAGAGCCAAAAAGGTAATTGAAAGAGTTATGGAATTGGAAAATGTAGAATCTGCTGCCGAAATTTTATCTTTAATACGCCAGGAATAG
- a CDS encoding MmgE/PrpD family protein translates to MNIGKKIAEYVAGTEFDQLPDDVLEMGKLCFLDWLGVAIAGSKSEFGDVSKKYLSNFDTKDQSTVIGVGEKANLQNASLMNGMLSHALDFDDYHMATLIHTTSPSLPAIMAIAEYRQSNGKDLLKAIILAIDISLRLAKGVGRVHYDKGWHITSTIGRFGAVAGVASLLNLDPATIVNALGIAGTSGGGLRNVFGTMSKAFHVGKAASDGLTACLFAQEGVDSSSDIFDGQHGFFDLFAEKPDHEVIVKDLGEKFYLSEVCFKTYPAPL, encoded by the coding sequence ATGAATATTGGTAAGAAGATTGCAGAATATGTAGCTGGAACAGAATTTGACCAGTTGCCTGACGATGTGTTGGAAATGGGGAAACTCTGTTTTCTTGACTGGTTAGGAGTTGCTATTGCAGGGTCAAAGAGTGAATTCGGAGACGTTTCAAAAAAATATTTATCCAATTTTGACACAAAAGATCAGTCTACCGTAATTGGAGTCGGTGAAAAGGCTAATCTTCAAAATGCTTCCCTTATGAATGGCATGCTGTCCCATGCCTTGGATTTTGATGATTATCACATGGCTACCTTAATACATACAACATCCCCAAGTTTGCCCGCGATTATGGCTATTGCTGAATACCGGCAATCAAATGGAAAAGATCTTTTAAAGGCAATTATTCTTGCTATTGATATAAGCTTACGACTTGCCAAAGGAGTGGGGCGTGTTCATTATGACAAAGGCTGGCATATCACCTCTACCATAGGACGATTCGGGGCAGTTGCCGGGGTTGCAAGTCTTTTGAATCTTGACCCGGCTACAATCGTTAATGCTCTTGGAATAGCCGGCACTTCCGGTGGAGGTCTGCGAAATGTGTTTGGAACTATGTCAAAAGCTTTCCATGTTGGTAAAGCAGCCTCCGATGGGCTGACAGCCTGTTTATTTGCCCAGGAAGGCGTTGACAGTTCTTCTGATATTTTTGATGGTCAGCATGGTTTTTTTGATCTGTTTGCTGAGAAGCCTGATCATGAAGTTATTGTAAAGGATTTGGGAGAAAAATTTTATCTTTCGGAAGTCTGTTTTAAAACATATCCTGCTCCGTTATGA
- a CDS encoding IS1 family transposase yields MEQRQKVIGQKSQQFHLFFCFTIGLTIVFLQMDELWSYLKNKSQQLWVFIALESTTKFWIGFELGSRTTYTANRLVKGIKKLGKWGKDNILKVATDKLAAYKNALENIMSEIPYAYLQIVKRRIKRRLVTVKKYFVKGTVKDFPGKSQNTSFIERLNLTLRQHISYLQRKTLGYCKNKLNFSNVMWINLFNYNYIQFHKSLRIRINNENEKFIKKYNHNTPAMQMGLTNSPLNWRYLITVPIPCK; encoded by the coding sequence ATTGAACAACGGCAAAAAGTTATTGGACAAAAAAGCCAGCAATTTCACCTATTTTTTTGTTTTACTATCGGACTTACCATTGTATTTCTCCAGATGGATGAACTATGGTCTTACCTTAAAAATAAAAGTCAACAATTATGGGTTTTTATCGCTCTTGAATCCACAACAAAATTCTGGATCGGTTTCGAGTTGGGTTCAAGAACAACTTACACTGCAAACCGTTTAGTAAAGGGCATTAAAAAGTTGGGCAAATGGGGAAAAGATAATATATTAAAGGTCGCTACAGATAAATTAGCGGCTTACAAAAATGCGCTCGAAAACATTATGTCTGAAATTCCTTATGCTTACCTGCAAATTGTTAAGCGCCGAATAAAGCGTCGGCTTGTAACAGTTAAAAAATATTTTGTAAAAGGTACTGTAAAAGATTTCCCCGGAAAAAGCCAAAACACCTCATTTATTGAGAGACTGAACCTTACCCTAAGGCAACATATCTCCTATCTTCAGAGAAAAACCCTGGGGTATTGCAAGAACAAGCTGAATTTTAGTAATGTAATGTGGATTAACTTATTCAACTATAATTACATACAATTTCATAAGAGCTTACGAATACGAATTAACAATGAAAACGAGAAATTTATAAAAAAGTATAACCATAATACACCGGCAATGCAGATGGGACTTACGAATTCTCCACTAAACTGGAGATATCTCATTACAGTCCCAATACCTTGTAAGTAG
- the tilS gene encoding tRNA lysidine(34) synthetase TilS produces MSSKKNKYNGINFLNSIEKTVSDYNMLQLGDSVLVTVSGGPDSVALLHVMLELSCIFSLRLGIAHLNHSLRGKESDKDAIFVESMARRLDLPFYISKKDVREYQADNRLSLEDAARRVRYSFFYKTAENHGFTKIALGHHADDNAELVLMNILRGAGHQGISGIPPVRESLASGKIIIRPLIRLTREEILFFLKEEDLEYVTDQSNYDTSMIRNRIRCNLIPELKDSYNPRIIEALNRLSTIVRTEEIWIDNLIDSILEKNSIPIKDNELEISIPEIEDIDVAALRRIVRKIIKIIKGDLKRITLSHIDSIINLLKDGSSSWNIDLPERIRIRRDYDILFISKEKKPLRESRPEFYVNELPAFEYIIPQPEHESPVLLFLDRLNIYMKFSVIDNISFTVLCNHGDKTAFFDMDGLSFPLTVRNLKPGDRFHPLGMKGAQKVKKYFINKKVTRKNRVSTPVLLSFNKIIWLVGHQIDESVKIKDSTEKVLSVELLR; encoded by the coding sequence ATGTCATCAAAAAAAAATAAATACAATGGAATTAACTTTTTAAATTCTATTGAAAAAACTGTATCAGATTATAATATGCTGCAACTTGGGGATTCTGTGCTGGTAACTGTTTCAGGCGGCCCTGATTCTGTGGCTCTTCTCCACGTTATGCTTGAATTGTCCTGTATCTTTTCATTAAGATTGGGAATAGCACACCTCAACCACTCTTTAAGGGGCAAAGAATCCGACAAGGATGCTATCTTTGTTGAGTCTATGGCACGTAGACTTGATCTTCCTTTTTATATTAGCAAAAAAGATGTCCGAGAATATCAGGCCGATAACCGTCTCTCCCTGGAAGATGCAGCCAGGCGTGTGAGGTATTCTTTTTTCTACAAAACAGCTGAAAATCACGGCTTCACCAAAATAGCGCTTGGTCATCACGCCGATGACAATGCCGAACTTGTTCTTATGAATATTTTACGCGGAGCGGGTCATCAAGGTATATCAGGAATACCGCCCGTAAGAGAAAGTTTGGCAAGTGGAAAAATTATCATACGCCCCCTTATAAGGTTAACAAGGGAGGAAATCTTATTTTTTTTAAAAGAAGAGGATTTGGAATATGTTACGGATCAATCTAATTATGACACCAGCATGATCAGGAACCGGATACGTTGTAATTTAATTCCGGAATTAAAAGATTCGTATAATCCCAGGATAATTGAAGCGCTTAACAGGCTTTCAACAATCGTCAGAACTGAAGAGATATGGATAGATAATTTAATTGATTCCATACTTGAAAAAAACAGCATCCCCATAAAGGATAATGAGCTGGAAATTTCAATACCTGAAATAGAAGACATAGATGTTGCGGCGCTCAGGAGGATTGTAAGAAAGATCATTAAAATAATAAAAGGAGATCTTAAACGTATAACCTTATCGCATATTGATTCTATAATAAATCTTCTTAAAGACGGGTCTTCCTCATGGAATATAGATTTGCCGGAAAGAATAAGAATCCGGAGAGATTATGATATTCTATTTATTTCAAAAGAAAAAAAACCGCTGCGGGAATCAAGGCCTGAATTTTATGTTAATGAACTGCCGGCCTTTGAATATATTATCCCGCAACCTGAACATGAATCCCCTGTTTTACTGTTTTTGGATAGATTAAATATTTATATGAAATTTTCTGTTATAGATAATATTAGCTTTACAGTTTTATGCAACCATGGAGATAAAACAGCTTTTTTTGATATGGACGGTTTAAGCTTTCCATTGACGGTGAGAAATTTAAAACCGGGTGATCGTTTTCATCCTTTGGGTATGAAAGGCGCCCAGAAGGTAAAAAAATATTTTATAAATAAAAAGGTAACCAGAAAAAATCGTGTAAGCACACCTGTCCTGCTCAGTTTTAACAAAATAATCTGGCTTGTTGGACATCAGATTGATGAATCTGTAAAAATTAAAGATTCAACAGAGAAAGTGCTCAGTGTTGAACTTCTCCGATAG
- the ftsH gene encoding ATP-dependent zinc metalloprotease FtsH, with the protein MNAFYKNLALWIVITLMMIMLYNLFNQQRVSETNINYTDFLSMVDSERVRGVTIQGQELYITDTNGARFKVFAPQDGDLIKILRTKGVAINVKPPVESPWYMSIFISWFPMLVLIGVWIFFMRQMQGGGGKAMSFGKSRARLLSDQLDKVTFENVAGIDEAKEELQEIINFLKEPKKFTRLGGRIPKGVLLMGSPGTGKTLLARAIAGEADVPFFSISGSDFVEMFVGVGASRVRDLFIQGKKNAPCIIFIDEIDAVGRHRGAGLGGGHDEREQTLNQLLVEMDGFESNEGVILISATNRPDVLDPALLRPGRFDRQVVVPLPDIKGREEILKVHMKKTPIDSDVDKVVLAKGTPGFSGADLENLVNEAALLAAKRDKEKIGMSDLEDAKDKVYMGLERKSKVVKEEDRKITAYHEGGHALVARFLPDTDKVNKITIIPRGRAAGVTWFLPEERDFKFKDQLENELSVAFGGRVAEEIVFNRLSTGASNDIKQATDIAQRMIRSWGMSETLGPLSYAKDEEQIFLGREISQHRDYSEETAKKIDEEINSLIKKAYKTAQKVLNENLDILHKLAELLLEKETVMGAELDSLIISMKPEFEQTVKDNDQGADSTN; encoded by the coding sequence TTGAATGCTTTTTATAAAAACCTGGCCTTGTGGATCGTCATAACATTAATGATGATCATGCTGTATAACCTTTTTAACCAGCAGCGGGTGTCAGAGACAAATATAAATTATACCGACTTTCTTTCAATGGTTGATTCCGAGCGGGTAAGGGGGGTCACTATCCAGGGGCAGGAGCTGTATATTACAGATACTAACGGAGCGCGCTTTAAGGTTTTTGCTCCACAGGACGGAGATCTGATAAAAATATTGAGGACAAAGGGGGTGGCGATTAACGTAAAACCTCCGGTCGAGTCGCCCTGGTACATGTCAATTTTTATTTCCTGGTTTCCTATGCTTGTTCTTATAGGCGTATGGATTTTTTTTATGCGCCAGATGCAGGGAGGCGGGGGAAAAGCCATGTCCTTCGGAAAGAGCAGAGCGCGACTCCTGTCGGATCAGCTTGATAAAGTTACTTTTGAAAATGTAGCAGGTATTGATGAGGCCAAGGAAGAGCTTCAAGAGATAATTAATTTTTTAAAAGAGCCGAAAAAATTTACGCGTCTGGGAGGACGAATACCAAAGGGTGTGCTTTTGATGGGATCGCCGGGCACGGGGAAGACACTTCTGGCAAGGGCTATTGCGGGAGAGGCTGATGTCCCATTTTTCAGCATCAGTGGTTCGGATTTTGTTGAGATGTTTGTGGGAGTCGGAGCGTCCAGGGTCAGAGATCTTTTTATACAGGGGAAAAAAAATGCGCCATGCATAATTTTTATTGATGAGATTGATGCTGTGGGAAGACATCGCGGCGCCGGCCTCGGCGGGGGTCATGATGAAAGGGAGCAAACCTTAAACCAGCTCCTGGTGGAGATGGACGGATTTGAATCTAATGAAGGCGTCATCCTTATTTCCGCAACAAACCGGCCGGATGTGCTCGATCCTGCTCTTTTACGGCCCGGACGATTCGACCGCCAGGTAGTCGTTCCCCTTCCGGACATAAAAGGCCGGGAAGAGATACTTAAAGTGCATATGAAAAAGACACCGATCGACTCTGATGTGGATAAGGTTGTTCTTGCAAAGGGAACCCCCGGTTTTTCAGGCGCTGATCTTGAAAATCTGGTTAATGAAGCTGCTCTTCTTGCGGCTAAAAGAGATAAAGAGAAGATCGGCATGTCTGATCTGGAGGATGCCAAAGACAAAGTCTACATGGGGCTTGAGCGTAAATCGAAGGTAGTTAAGGAGGAAGACCGAAAGATTACAGCATACCATGAAGGCGGGCATGCCCTTGTCGCCAGATTCCTGCCTGATACTGATAAGGTTAATAAGATAACCATTATTCCCAGGGGACGCGCTGCCGGTGTAACATGGTTTTTGCCTGAGGAGCGTGATTTCAAGTTTAAAGATCAGCTCGAGAATGAACTTTCCGTAGCATTCGGAGGCCGGGTGGCCGAGGAGATAGTATTTAATCGTTTAAGCACAGGCGCTTCGAATGATATCAAACAGGCAACAGATATTGCTCAGAGAATGATACGTTCCTGGGGCATGAGTGAAACCCTCGGCCCTTTGTCATACGCAAAGGATGAGGAACAGATTTTTTTGGGGCGGGAAATATCCCAGCACAGGGATTATTCCGAGGAGACCGCCAAAAAAATCGACGAAGAGATCAACAGTCTGATAAAAAAGGCTTACAAAACAGCGCAGAAGGTGTTGAATGAAAATCTGGATATCCTTCACAAGCTGGCGGAACTTCTTCTTGAAAAGGAGACTGTTATGGGCGCAGAGCTTGACAGTCTGATAATTTCCATGAAACCTGAATTTGAGCAGACCGTTAAGGACAACGATCAGGGAGCAGACAGCACGAATTGA
- the folP gene encoding dihydropteroate synthase, translating into MGILNVTPDSFSDGGTFLACDDAVAHAARLVEDGADIIDIGGESTRPFSDPVSMEDEIGRVIPVIEKLAGSIKVPVSIDTTKASVAKQAIEAGASIINDISGMRLDHNMAGVAAEYSVPVIMMHMQGSPQTMQISPFYDDLTGEIKDFFQHSIDSAVKRGILRSRIIIDPGIGFGKTLKHNLLIIKNLSDFDTLDVPILIGPSRKSFLKNLLKDELKEDSEHDLSLIESGTQAAVAAAALNGAHIVRVHDVAGTRNTLKIIDAINQNRHDS; encoded by the coding sequence ATGGGTATTTTAAATGTTACCCCCGATTCTTTTTCAGATGGAGGAACTTTTTTAGCTTGCGATGATGCCGTGGCCCATGCTGCGCGATTGGTCGAAGATGGAGCGGATATAATAGATATAGGTGGTGAATCGACTCGGCCGTTTTCCGATCCGGTATCCATGGAAGATGAGATTGGGCGTGTTATTCCTGTAATAGAAAAACTTGCAGGAAGCATCAAGGTTCCTGTTTCCATAGATACAACCAAAGCGAGTGTTGCAAAACAGGCGATAGAAGCCGGCGCTTCGATTATAAACGATATCAGTGGGATGCGTCTAGATCATAATATGGCAGGTGTTGCCGCTGAATATTCTGTGCCGGTTATCATGATGCATATGCAGGGATCGCCCCAAACCATGCAGATTTCTCCGTTTTATGATGATCTGACAGGGGAGATAAAAGATTTTTTTCAACATTCAATAGATTCAGCCGTCAAAAGAGGAATCTTGCGGTCAAGAATAATAATCGATCCTGGAATCGGCTTTGGGAAAACCCTGAAACATAATCTGCTTATTATAAAAAATCTATCCGACTTTGATACTCTTGATGTGCCGATTTTAATCGGGCCTTCGCGGAAATCTTTTTTAAAAAATTTACTTAAAGATGAGTTAAAGGAAGATTCAGAACACGATTTGTCGCTAATTGAATCAGGCACCCAGGCTGCTGTTGCGGCAGCGGCTTTAAACGGAGCGCATATTGTCAGGGTTCATGATGTGGCCGGCACGCGTAACACATTGAAAATTATAGACGCAATTAATCAAAACCGTCATGATAGTTAA
- a CDS encoding DUF6909 family protein: MEELTKAQKGRLAIRSFKTIADALALRGYYKPSGKSGQTLEDALKWISPEIYGTINDPRSIEIRGLQYVLERLPRGIEECSRIILTAQDDFEQTSFEKIEPPKRRRIAYRISSNEICFVITRGLSSEMYDLLTHLTFLNIEANKIYNQTKDLSGDITVEWRELEKNVTSGSVLKGKRLDKAIWNLSIILGRTYHETRKTYEYLEKSKEEKKSNAGLFQIIYQLGKRVESGKLSRDNELLIYFTPSFRDMMGHHKHSRAWAQEIKDKLSELGFENRPLHIISANMHSIVNLLYAYSAMEKNIAGKNIGDLYSFINQIRGKEEKIISYAVKHGLLELPDSSGAHIDCQIIDASRLESLKLHPELSVNKAVLKKNKPVILVMDYAFGTQAFEVMDELLNSGFESRSTQIEDVQSISIMGKAGILPGKKGDIILATAHVLEGIPHNYLINNDLEKKDFDDSVNVYTGPVVTVLGTSLQNRDVLEKFQTASWKAVGLEMEGGHYQRAINAAIIRGHVSKKIKTRYAYYASDNPLSSGETLASGSMGDEGIRPTYMITKVILEKILNVKDKSPDK; the protein is encoded by the coding sequence TTGGAAGAATTAACAAAAGCACAAAAGGGGCGGCTTGCAATAAGATCTTTTAAAACTATTGCGGATGCTCTTGCATTGAGAGGATATTATAAGCCTTCGGGGAAGTCGGGGCAAACACTCGAAGATGCATTAAAATGGATCAGTCCTGAGATATACGGCACAATTAATGACCCGAGAAGCATAGAGATTAGAGGTCTGCAATATGTACTGGAAAGATTGCCCAGGGGCATTGAAGAATGTTCACGGATTATATTAACCGCCCAGGATGATTTCGAGCAGACTTCATTTGAAAAAATAGAGCCTCCCAAAAGGAGAAGAATCGCGTATCGCATAAGCAGCAATGAGATCTGCTTTGTTATTACAAGAGGATTGAGCAGTGAGATGTATGATCTCCTTACACATTTGACGTTTCTCAACATTGAGGCAAATAAGATATATAATCAGACCAAAGATCTATCAGGTGATATAACCGTTGAATGGCGGGAACTTGAGAAAAATGTAACAAGCGGCTCAGTATTAAAGGGAAAACGGCTGGACAAGGCAATCTGGAATTTAAGTATAATCCTGGGACGAACATATCATGAGACAAGAAAAACATACGAGTATCTTGAAAAAAGCAAGGAAGAGAAAAAGAGTAATGCGGGTCTGTTCCAAATAATCTACCAGTTGGGAAAACGTGTGGAAAGCGGGAAGTTGTCCAGGGATAATGAACTATTAATATATTTTACTCCATCTTTCCGGGATATGATGGGGCATCATAAACATAGCCGGGCCTGGGCTCAAGAGATAAAAGATAAATTATCAGAACTGGGGTTTGAGAATCGGCCATTACATATTATAAGCGCAAACATGCATAGTATTGTTAATTTGTTATATGCATACTCCGCAATGGAAAAAAATATCGCTGGGAAAAACATTGGGGATCTTTACAGCTTTATTAATCAGATCAGGGGGAAAGAAGAAAAAATCATAAGCTATGCCGTAAAGCATGGTCTGTTGGAGCTGCCCGATTCTTCCGGGGCGCATATAGATTGCCAGATAATAGATGCTTCCAGGTTGGAATCTTTAAAGTTACATCCTGAATTAAGCGTTAATAAAGCCGTTTTGAAAAAGAACAAGCCTGTTATCCTGGTAATGGATTATGCGTTCGGGACCCAGGCATTTGAAGTTATGGATGAACTTCTCAATTCCGGTTTTGAAAGCAGGTCAACACAAATTGAGGATGTACAATCTATTTCAATTATGGGCAAAGCAGGTATTCTGCCGGGAAAAAAGGGGGACATAATTCTTGCAACTGCCCATGTCCTTGAAGGAATTCCGCATAATTATCTCATCAACAATGATTTAGAAAAAAAAGATTTTGATGATTCAGTAAATGTTTATACCGGCCCTGTTGTCACTGTTCTCGGGACGTCTCTTCAAAACAGGGATGTTCTGGAAAAGTTTCAAACAGCAAGCTGGAAAGCGGTGGGCCTGGAGATGGAGGGCGGCCATTATCAGCGAGCAATAAATGCGGCCATCATCAGAGGGCATGTATCAAAAAAAATAAAGACACGATATGCATATTATGCATCGGATAATCCTCTCTCCAGCGGAGAAACACTTGCTTCGGGCAGCATGGGAGACGAAGGAATTCGGCCCACATACATGATAACAAAGGTTATACTGGAAAAAATATTAAATGTTAAAGATAAATCTCCAGATAAATAA